The Anastrepha ludens isolate Willacy chromosome 2, idAnaLude1.1, whole genome shotgun sequence genome contains a region encoding:
- the LOC128871611 gene encoding zinc finger MYM-type protein 4 isoform X1 gives MEEISSLDSFHTDAESSARPESEPPKLDEDTSRTSMGKAVDGDTTKDAEDGNNDEDFEQISDGSFEVDENSNGTSSGPPKDEGSSTQDKVASGEGDKGEDEDKEPDTAETKTQESTDFEEVDANVSGGGHNAATEESDMLGESDMTLPTPANELEAEPINKSVEAMEVDKPIVAEGGTETEAGADTQLHTPPGDVDMPSVSNSPAANEAALVASEDNNADKINEKSMEEENADVSAEQLDISMEALEDVETGNDDAKTPGEDNEYRTEPDGEAIEEGKDSKDEVDDTTNVGGEDGKQPSMADNESGIVEKVSQKAGGEEVEVEREDEPVENVQEPEDSDICLIPDDTESEVTEAEKEQAILARENAEKEDAEAEAEKEKERETEAIAAAEVVDAPTEKEASAAEGGDAEIGETIAEAQADPAGAEVADAGSGSNEEPRQNTAEEAVDAPDADEPLLEEMQTSTTETGSTPKIIIAWILSSMQKCIQCGTEKACGFRYKSPENDSLVYVCDQNCCDALLSANPGKYFIRRKKFLIEELSNEPKDPSSTETSGDGNVQGGIGEKDANSHMCLQCKEVKVCKYFFRQDDEQHYICSDICYNLLNSEEPEKFKLKRHSIRVRNIGATLTTAVASVGVSTPSSTTTTTGTKTKSPRDTGVVARTAAEAEAARLERNASFMRRCAECFNEVTLGDKNLLWETMDFCNEICLGKYQRTIGANCQTCHGEVPHPALGKYCVRFGFDIRQFCCAACLNEFKKGLKTCSCCQKDISSGSEGFLAPVGDKEQFKDFCSQACMRRYDSMCNPKKKLRNDTCAVCNNDKPVRVEIMLDGKEHNFCSNPCFSAFKFVSNIVADQCAMCSKYFERKGSESFTIYTERRTKVFCTRVCLNVYIIVNRRIVSCQWCKVKKYNFDMIYKQQDAQEILMCSLNCLTLYGVSINAFSRTVANCDNCSTSATPQYHLTMSDASMRNFCTYQCVMQFQSQFARAPLTLENDSPSTQQTTTVSQTGSNNSNVPFPTGLPKRVKLKMPQQPKQPIQIKLPSKTTPANKKGPTMPVISTVSSLASGETETMIGNVTVRRGRGRGRKMDSPPPIPQIPAPQVTVPTRGRPRKQIDYAASPSPPPIQLPPPVVKSVGKRGQSTSVSTHVEKGVGETRIIAVPPYPPAVRNVQTSCKPQTVTVGFQTTPNTTNTASQTGKDYSNKVLIPVPVPIYVPQPMYMYSAPFPVPIPIPLPIPVPIFIPTTRNSAQGILKEIKKIQDKMPADPFEAELLMMAEMVAEEKHESDSDSEDEVKTEPSLVPIQYNNDVQPVEVANNSYGEEVLQMALKMATGEYDQPAVDLESAMTASEITNPPPGMVGHDDSMSHMSAHHMQQQQPHHIMEAQRGGRGRKRGGVTSPVSPRSNNRSPVKRSRLDIEPAQPPPQPIQPVEKPDANMCLKYTFGVNAWKQWVMTKNADIEKSTTRRRPFKTELLQMTADELNYSLCLFVKEVRKPNGTEYAPDTIYYLVLGIQQYLYENGRIDNIFTDPYYERFTDCLDEVARKFSVLYNDSQYIVTRVEEEHLWECKQLGAHSPHVLLSTLMFFNTKHFNLTTVEEHMQLSFSHIMKHWKRSAQNAKMPGTRNVLLRFYPPQAGLDANPRKKKVYEQQENEENPLRCPVRLYEFYLSKCPESVKTRNDVFYLQPERSCVPDSPVWYSTQALSQESLQKMLHRVKMVKEINIALLTS, from the exons ATGGAGGAAATCTCAAGTTTAGATTCATTTCACACCGACGCTGAGTCAAGTGCAAGGCCTGAATCAGAGCCGCCCAAGTTAGACGAAGACACATCGCGAACATCAATGGGAAAAGCTGTCGATGGCGATACCACTAAGGACGCCGAAGATGGTAATAATGATGAAGATTTTGAGCAAATTTCCGACGGATCTTTTGAAGTAGATGAAAATTCGAATGGCACTTCCTCGGGACCACCTAAAGATGAGGGAAGTAGCACACAAGATAAAGTGGCAAGTGGAGAAGGTGATAAGGGAGAGGATGAGGATAAAGAGCCTGATACAGCTGAAACCAAAACACAAGAATCTACAGATTTCGAGGAAGTGGATGCAAATGTGTCGGGCGGTGGACATAATGCAGCCACTGAAGAATCTGATATGTTAGGCGAGTCAGATATGACTTTGCCAACACCTGCTAATGAATTAGAAGCCGAGCCAATCAATAAATCAGTTGAAGCCATGGAAGTGGACAAACCAATAGTCGCTGAGGGCGGGACTGAAACAGAAGCGGGTGCAGATACCCAGTTGCACACACCACCTGGCGATGTAGATATGCCATCAGTAAGCAATTCGCCTGCTGCTAATGAAGCAGCACTTGTTGCCTCTGAAGATAATAATGCTGACAAGATTAATGAAAAATCGATGGAAGAAGAAAACGCTGATGTTAGTGCCGAACAGCTTGACATCAGTATGGAAGCGCTGGAAGATGTTGAAACTGGTAATGATGATGCTAAAACACCAGGTGAAGATAATGAGTATAGAACTGAACCTGATGGTGAAGCTATTGAGGAGGGCAAAGATAGCAAAGACGAAGTTGATGATACCACCAACGTAGGAGGTGAGGACGGTAAACAACCTAGTATGGCTGATAACGAATCTGGTATTGTGGAAAAAGTCTCTCAAAAAGCAGGGGGTGAAGAGGTCGAAGTTGAGCGAGAAGATG AACCAGTGGAGAATGTTCAAGAACCTGAGGATTCGGATATATGTCTCATACCAGACGATACCGAAAGCGAGGTTACTGAAGCGGAGAAAGAACAAGCCATATTGGCACGCGAAAATGCTGAAAAAGAAGATGCGGAGGCAGAAGCGGAGAAAGAAAAAGAACGGGAAACGGAGGCGATAGCAGCAGCCGAAGTTGTGGATGCACCTACCGAAAAAGAGGCATCAGCTGCCGAGGGCGGTGATGCCGAAATAGGCGAGACTATTG CCGAAGCTCAAGCTGATCCAGCTGGAGCTGAAGTCGCTGACGCTGGTAGTGGGAGCAACGAAG aacCACGACAAAATACAGCGGAAGAAGCAGTAGATGCACCCGACGCCGACGAACCCCTGCTGGAAGAAATGCAGACCAGCACAACTGAAACGGGATCAACACCGAAGATTATTATTGCTTGGATACTTTCATCCATGCAGAAGTGCATACAGTGTGGCACCGAAAAAGCATGTGGCTTTCGATATAAGAGCCCCGAAAATGACAGTCTTGTATATGTGTGCGACCAAAATTGTTGTGATGCTCTTTTGTCTGCTAATCCCGGCAAGTATTTCATACGTCGAAAAAAGTTTCTTATCGAGGAGTTAAGTAATGAACCAAAAGATCCCAGTTCAACCGAAACCTCTGGAGATGGCAATGTGCAAGGTGGTATAGGAGAGAAAGATGCAAATTCACATATGTGTTTACAATGCAAGGAAGTGAAGgtctgtaaatatttctttCGTCAGGATGATGAGCAACACTATATCTGTAGTGATATTTGCTATAACTTGCTAAACTCAGAAGAAcctgaaaaattcaaattgaaacgCCATTCTATACGTGTGCGTAATATTGGAGCTACTTTGACAACAGCCGTTGCATCTGTAGGAGTTTCGACCCCTTCAagtacaaccacaacaacaggtACCAAGACAAAAAGTCCGCGTGATACGGGCGTTGTAGCTCGTACGGCAGCAGAAGCAGAGGCTGCACGTTTAGAGCGAAATGCCAGTTTTATGCGCCGTTGTGCAGAATGTTTCAATGAAGTGACGCTAGGGGACAAAAATTTGCTCTGGGAAACGATGGACTTTTGTAATGAGATATGCTTGGGCAAATACCAACGCACAATCGGTGCCAATTGTCAAACGTGCCACGGCGAAGTACCACATCCAGCGCTTGGCAAATATTGTGTACGTTTCGGTTTCGACATACGTCAATTCTGCTGTGCTGCATGTCTCAACGAATtcaaaaagggcttaaaaacTTGCTCCTGTTGTCAGAAGGACATTTCATCGGGTAGTGAGGGCTTTCTTGCGCCTGTGGGTGATAAGGAACAATTCAAAGATTTCTGTTCACAAGCCTGTATGCGTCGTTACGATAGCATGTGTAATCCCAAGAAGAAGCTTCGTAATGACACTTGTGCTGTGTGTAATAACGATAAGCCCGTGCGTGTCGAAATTATGTTGGATGGCAAGGaacataatttttgttcaaatccCTGCTTCTCTGCTTTTAAATTCGTAAGCAATATTGTGGCCGATCAGTGCGCCATGTGTTCAAAGTATTTTGAACGTAAAGGCTCCGAATCGTTTACCATTTATACAGAAAGACGGACTAAAGTATTCTGTACACGCGTTTGTCTCAATGTATACATAATTGTGAATCGGCGTATTGTGTCATGTCAGTGGTGCAAggtgaaaaaatacaattttgataTGATCTACAAACAGCAAGATGCTCAGGAAATACTAATGTGTTCCTTAAATTGCTTAACATTATATGGTGTATCTATTAATGCGTTTTCACGCACTGTTGCGAATTGTGACAATTGTAGTACTTCTGCTACACCGCAGTACCATCTCACCATGTCGGATGCTTCGATGCGTAATTTTTGCACATACCAGTGCGTTATGCAGTTTCAGAGTCAATTTGCACGAGCACCACTTACTTTGGAAAATGATTCACCGTCAACACAACAAACGACCACAGTGTCACAAACGGGATCAAATAATAGTAATGTACCATTTCCTACGGGGCTGCCGAAAAGGGTAAAACTGAAGATGCCGCAGCAGCCAAAGCAGCCAATACAG ATTAAACTTCCTTCAAAAACAACACCAGCCAATAAAAAGGGTCCTACAATGCCTGTTATATCGACGGTGTCATCTTTAGCGAGCGGCGAAACCGAAACAATGATCGGTAACGTAACGGTACGTcgtggcagaggaagaggacGAAAGATGGATTCACCGCCACCTATCCCACAAATACCAGCCCCTCAAGTTACGGTACCCACTAGAGGGCGTCCAAGGAAACAAATAGACTATGCGGCTTCTCCGTCTCCACCTCCAATTCAACTACCACCACCAGTGGTGAAATCTGTTGGTAAGCGTGGGCAAAGTACTTCGGTTTCCACACATGTTGAAAAAGGTGTTGGCGAAACAAGAATTATTGCCGTTCCGCCATATCCACCAGCTGTTCGAAATGTTCAGACCAGTTGTAAGCCACAAACTGTGACGGTTGGATTCCAAACTACACCGAACACAACAAATACAGCATCGCAAACCGGCAAGGACTACTCTAACAAGGTTCTAATACCAGTCCCTGTGCCAATTTATGTGCCGCAACCAATGTATATGTATTCGGCACCATTTCCGGTGCCAATACCGATTCCATTGCCAATACCAGTACCCATATTTATACCAACTACGCGAAACTCGGCTCAGGGCATACTTAAGGAAATCAAGAAAATTCAAGATAAAATGCCTGCTGATCCATTTGAAGCGGAGTTGCTTATGATGGCAGAAATGGTTGCTGAGGAAAAACACGAGTCAGATTCAGATTCTGAAGATGAGGTGAAAACTGAACCCAGCTTGGTGCCCATACAGTACAATAATGATGTCCAACCAGTTGAAGTGGCGAATAATTCATATGGGGAAGAAGTATTGCAAATGGCATTAAAAATGGCAACTGGCGAATATGATCAACCTGCAGTTGATTTGGAATCAGCGATGACTGCAAGTGAAATCACAAATCCCCCACCAGGTATGGTGGGACACGACGACTCCATGAGCCATATGAGTGCTCATCAtatgcagcaacaacagccaCACCATATAATGGAAGCGCAACG CGGTGGACGTGGCCGTAAACGTGGAGGTGTTACTTCGCCTGTATCACCACGCAGTAATAATCGTTCGCCGGTGAAACGTTCCCGACTGGATATAGAACCAGCTCAACCACCACCGCAACCCATTCAGCCCGTGGAGAAACCTGACGCTAATATGTGTTTAAAATACACTTTTGGCGTGAATGCCTGGAAACAATGGGTAATGACGAAGAATGCCGACATCGAGAAGAGTACAACAAGGAGGCGGCCTTTTAAAACAGAGCTCTTGCAAATGACTGCCGATGAATTGAACTATTCGTTGTGCTTGTTCGTGAAGGAGGTGCGAAAGCCGAACGGCACGGAGTATGCTCCAGATACTATATACTACTTGGTGTTAG GTATTCAACAATATCTGTATGAGAATGGGCGAATAGACAACATTTTTACAGATCCATACTACGAACGGTTTACGGACTGTCTAGATGAAGTGGCTCGCAAATTTTCTGTGCTCTATAACGATTCGC AGTACATTGTTACTCGCGTCGAAGAAGAACATTTGTGGGAGTGCAAACAACTTGGTGCACATTCACCACATGTTCTGCTCAGTACGTTAATGTTCTTTAATACGAAACATTTCAATTTAACG acGGTAGAAGAGCATATGCAGCTATCATTCTCGCATATAATGAAACACTGGAAACGATCGGCACAAAATGCTAAAATGCCCGGTACAAGAAATGTGCTACTCCGTTTTTATCCGCCACAAGCTGGGCTTG ATGCTAATCCACGTAAGAAAAAGGTTTACGAACAGCAAGAGAACGAAGAGAATCCTTTGCGCTGTCCTGTCCGCCTTTACGAGTTTTATCTCTCTAAATG TccggaaagtgtgaaaacacGAAATGATGTTTTTTATCTACAACCCGAACGTTCTTGTGTACCCGATTCACCTGTGTGGTACTCTACGCAAGCGCTTAGCCAAGAATCTTTACAAAAGATGTTGCATCGTGTCAAAATGGTTAAGGAGATCAACATTGCACTGCTGACGAGTTAA
- the LOC128871611 gene encoding zinc finger MYM-type protein 4 isoform X2 produces the protein MEEISSLDSFHTDAESSARPESEPPKLDEDTSRTSMGKAVDGDTTKDAEDGNNDEDFEQISDGSFEVDENSNGTSSGPPKDEGSSTQDKVASGEGDKGEDEDKEPDTAETKTQESTDFEEVDANVSGGGHNAATEESDMLGESDMTLPTPANELEAEPINKSVEAMEVDKPIVAEGGTETEAGADTQLHTPPGDVDMPSVSNSPAANEAALVASEDNNADKINEKSMEEENADVSAEQLDISMEALEDVETGNDDAKTPGEDNEYRTEPDGEAIEEGKDSKDEVDDTTNVGGEDGKQPSMADNESGIVEKVSQKAGGEEVEVEREDEPVENVQEPEDSDICLIPDDTESEVTEAEKEQAILARENAEKEDAEAEAEKEKERETEAIAAAEVVDAPTEKEASAAEGGDAEIGETIEPRQNTAEEAVDAPDADEPLLEEMQTSTTETGSTPKIIIAWILSSMQKCIQCGTEKACGFRYKSPENDSLVYVCDQNCCDALLSANPGKYFIRRKKFLIEELSNEPKDPSSTETSGDGNVQGGIGEKDANSHMCLQCKEVKVCKYFFRQDDEQHYICSDICYNLLNSEEPEKFKLKRHSIRVRNIGATLTTAVASVGVSTPSSTTTTTGTKTKSPRDTGVVARTAAEAEAARLERNASFMRRCAECFNEVTLGDKNLLWETMDFCNEICLGKYQRTIGANCQTCHGEVPHPALGKYCVRFGFDIRQFCCAACLNEFKKGLKTCSCCQKDISSGSEGFLAPVGDKEQFKDFCSQACMRRYDSMCNPKKKLRNDTCAVCNNDKPVRVEIMLDGKEHNFCSNPCFSAFKFVSNIVADQCAMCSKYFERKGSESFTIYTERRTKVFCTRVCLNVYIIVNRRIVSCQWCKVKKYNFDMIYKQQDAQEILMCSLNCLTLYGVSINAFSRTVANCDNCSTSATPQYHLTMSDASMRNFCTYQCVMQFQSQFARAPLTLENDSPSTQQTTTVSQTGSNNSNVPFPTGLPKRVKLKMPQQPKQPIQIKLPSKTTPANKKGPTMPVISTVSSLASGETETMIGNVTVRRGRGRGRKMDSPPPIPQIPAPQVTVPTRGRPRKQIDYAASPSPPPIQLPPPVVKSVGKRGQSTSVSTHVEKGVGETRIIAVPPYPPAVRNVQTSCKPQTVTVGFQTTPNTTNTASQTGKDYSNKVLIPVPVPIYVPQPMYMYSAPFPVPIPIPLPIPVPIFIPTTRNSAQGILKEIKKIQDKMPADPFEAELLMMAEMVAEEKHESDSDSEDEVKTEPSLVPIQYNNDVQPVEVANNSYGEEVLQMALKMATGEYDQPAVDLESAMTASEITNPPPGMVGHDDSMSHMSAHHMQQQQPHHIMEAQRGGRGRKRGGVTSPVSPRSNNRSPVKRSRLDIEPAQPPPQPIQPVEKPDANMCLKYTFGVNAWKQWVMTKNADIEKSTTRRRPFKTELLQMTADELNYSLCLFVKEVRKPNGTEYAPDTIYYLVLGIQQYLYENGRIDNIFTDPYYERFTDCLDEVARKFSVLYNDSQYIVTRVEEEHLWECKQLGAHSPHVLLSTLMFFNTKHFNLTTVEEHMQLSFSHIMKHWKRSAQNAKMPGTRNVLLRFYPPQAGLDANPRKKKVYEQQENEENPLRCPVRLYEFYLSKCPESVKTRNDVFYLQPERSCVPDSPVWYSTQALSQESLQKMLHRVKMVKEINIALLTS, from the exons ATGGAGGAAATCTCAAGTTTAGATTCATTTCACACCGACGCTGAGTCAAGTGCAAGGCCTGAATCAGAGCCGCCCAAGTTAGACGAAGACACATCGCGAACATCAATGGGAAAAGCTGTCGATGGCGATACCACTAAGGACGCCGAAGATGGTAATAATGATGAAGATTTTGAGCAAATTTCCGACGGATCTTTTGAAGTAGATGAAAATTCGAATGGCACTTCCTCGGGACCACCTAAAGATGAGGGAAGTAGCACACAAGATAAAGTGGCAAGTGGAGAAGGTGATAAGGGAGAGGATGAGGATAAAGAGCCTGATACAGCTGAAACCAAAACACAAGAATCTACAGATTTCGAGGAAGTGGATGCAAATGTGTCGGGCGGTGGACATAATGCAGCCACTGAAGAATCTGATATGTTAGGCGAGTCAGATATGACTTTGCCAACACCTGCTAATGAATTAGAAGCCGAGCCAATCAATAAATCAGTTGAAGCCATGGAAGTGGACAAACCAATAGTCGCTGAGGGCGGGACTGAAACAGAAGCGGGTGCAGATACCCAGTTGCACACACCACCTGGCGATGTAGATATGCCATCAGTAAGCAATTCGCCTGCTGCTAATGAAGCAGCACTTGTTGCCTCTGAAGATAATAATGCTGACAAGATTAATGAAAAATCGATGGAAGAAGAAAACGCTGATGTTAGTGCCGAACAGCTTGACATCAGTATGGAAGCGCTGGAAGATGTTGAAACTGGTAATGATGATGCTAAAACACCAGGTGAAGATAATGAGTATAGAACTGAACCTGATGGTGAAGCTATTGAGGAGGGCAAAGATAGCAAAGACGAAGTTGATGATACCACCAACGTAGGAGGTGAGGACGGTAAACAACCTAGTATGGCTGATAACGAATCTGGTATTGTGGAAAAAGTCTCTCAAAAAGCAGGGGGTGAAGAGGTCGAAGTTGAGCGAGAAGATG AACCAGTGGAGAATGTTCAAGAACCTGAGGATTCGGATATATGTCTCATACCAGACGATACCGAAAGCGAGGTTACTGAAGCGGAGAAAGAACAAGCCATATTGGCACGCGAAAATGCTGAAAAAGAAGATGCGGAGGCAGAAGCGGAGAAAGAAAAAGAACGGGAAACGGAGGCGATAGCAGCAGCCGAAGTTGTGGATGCACCTACCGAAAAAGAGGCATCAGCTGCCGAGGGCGGTGATGCCGAAATAGGCGAGACTATTG aacCACGACAAAATACAGCGGAAGAAGCAGTAGATGCACCCGACGCCGACGAACCCCTGCTGGAAGAAATGCAGACCAGCACAACTGAAACGGGATCAACACCGAAGATTATTATTGCTTGGATACTTTCATCCATGCAGAAGTGCATACAGTGTGGCACCGAAAAAGCATGTGGCTTTCGATATAAGAGCCCCGAAAATGACAGTCTTGTATATGTGTGCGACCAAAATTGTTGTGATGCTCTTTTGTCTGCTAATCCCGGCAAGTATTTCATACGTCGAAAAAAGTTTCTTATCGAGGAGTTAAGTAATGAACCAAAAGATCCCAGTTCAACCGAAACCTCTGGAGATGGCAATGTGCAAGGTGGTATAGGAGAGAAAGATGCAAATTCACATATGTGTTTACAATGCAAGGAAGTGAAGgtctgtaaatatttctttCGTCAGGATGATGAGCAACACTATATCTGTAGTGATATTTGCTATAACTTGCTAAACTCAGAAGAAcctgaaaaattcaaattgaaacgCCATTCTATACGTGTGCGTAATATTGGAGCTACTTTGACAACAGCCGTTGCATCTGTAGGAGTTTCGACCCCTTCAagtacaaccacaacaacaggtACCAAGACAAAAAGTCCGCGTGATACGGGCGTTGTAGCTCGTACGGCAGCAGAAGCAGAGGCTGCACGTTTAGAGCGAAATGCCAGTTTTATGCGCCGTTGTGCAGAATGTTTCAATGAAGTGACGCTAGGGGACAAAAATTTGCTCTGGGAAACGATGGACTTTTGTAATGAGATATGCTTGGGCAAATACCAACGCACAATCGGTGCCAATTGTCAAACGTGCCACGGCGAAGTACCACATCCAGCGCTTGGCAAATATTGTGTACGTTTCGGTTTCGACATACGTCAATTCTGCTGTGCTGCATGTCTCAACGAATtcaaaaagggcttaaaaacTTGCTCCTGTTGTCAGAAGGACATTTCATCGGGTAGTGAGGGCTTTCTTGCGCCTGTGGGTGATAAGGAACAATTCAAAGATTTCTGTTCACAAGCCTGTATGCGTCGTTACGATAGCATGTGTAATCCCAAGAAGAAGCTTCGTAATGACACTTGTGCTGTGTGTAATAACGATAAGCCCGTGCGTGTCGAAATTATGTTGGATGGCAAGGaacataatttttgttcaaatccCTGCTTCTCTGCTTTTAAATTCGTAAGCAATATTGTGGCCGATCAGTGCGCCATGTGTTCAAAGTATTTTGAACGTAAAGGCTCCGAATCGTTTACCATTTATACAGAAAGACGGACTAAAGTATTCTGTACACGCGTTTGTCTCAATGTATACATAATTGTGAATCGGCGTATTGTGTCATGTCAGTGGTGCAAggtgaaaaaatacaattttgataTGATCTACAAACAGCAAGATGCTCAGGAAATACTAATGTGTTCCTTAAATTGCTTAACATTATATGGTGTATCTATTAATGCGTTTTCACGCACTGTTGCGAATTGTGACAATTGTAGTACTTCTGCTACACCGCAGTACCATCTCACCATGTCGGATGCTTCGATGCGTAATTTTTGCACATACCAGTGCGTTATGCAGTTTCAGAGTCAATTTGCACGAGCACCACTTACTTTGGAAAATGATTCACCGTCAACACAACAAACGACCACAGTGTCACAAACGGGATCAAATAATAGTAATGTACCATTTCCTACGGGGCTGCCGAAAAGGGTAAAACTGAAGATGCCGCAGCAGCCAAAGCAGCCAATACAG ATTAAACTTCCTTCAAAAACAACACCAGCCAATAAAAAGGGTCCTACAATGCCTGTTATATCGACGGTGTCATCTTTAGCGAGCGGCGAAACCGAAACAATGATCGGTAACGTAACGGTACGTcgtggcagaggaagaggacGAAAGATGGATTCACCGCCACCTATCCCACAAATACCAGCCCCTCAAGTTACGGTACCCACTAGAGGGCGTCCAAGGAAACAAATAGACTATGCGGCTTCTCCGTCTCCACCTCCAATTCAACTACCACCACCAGTGGTGAAATCTGTTGGTAAGCGTGGGCAAAGTACTTCGGTTTCCACACATGTTGAAAAAGGTGTTGGCGAAACAAGAATTATTGCCGTTCCGCCATATCCACCAGCTGTTCGAAATGTTCAGACCAGTTGTAAGCCACAAACTGTGACGGTTGGATTCCAAACTACACCGAACACAACAAATACAGCATCGCAAACCGGCAAGGACTACTCTAACAAGGTTCTAATACCAGTCCCTGTGCCAATTTATGTGCCGCAACCAATGTATATGTATTCGGCACCATTTCCGGTGCCAATACCGATTCCATTGCCAATACCAGTACCCATATTTATACCAACTACGCGAAACTCGGCTCAGGGCATACTTAAGGAAATCAAGAAAATTCAAGATAAAATGCCTGCTGATCCATTTGAAGCGGAGTTGCTTATGATGGCAGAAATGGTTGCTGAGGAAAAACACGAGTCAGATTCAGATTCTGAAGATGAGGTGAAAACTGAACCCAGCTTGGTGCCCATACAGTACAATAATGATGTCCAACCAGTTGAAGTGGCGAATAATTCATATGGGGAAGAAGTATTGCAAATGGCATTAAAAATGGCAACTGGCGAATATGATCAACCTGCAGTTGATTTGGAATCAGCGATGACTGCAAGTGAAATCACAAATCCCCCACCAGGTATGGTGGGACACGACGACTCCATGAGCCATATGAGTGCTCATCAtatgcagcaacaacagccaCACCATATAATGGAAGCGCAACG CGGTGGACGTGGCCGTAAACGTGGAGGTGTTACTTCGCCTGTATCACCACGCAGTAATAATCGTTCGCCGGTGAAACGTTCCCGACTGGATATAGAACCAGCTCAACCACCACCGCAACCCATTCAGCCCGTGGAGAAACCTGACGCTAATATGTGTTTAAAATACACTTTTGGCGTGAATGCCTGGAAACAATGGGTAATGACGAAGAATGCCGACATCGAGAAGAGTACAACAAGGAGGCGGCCTTTTAAAACAGAGCTCTTGCAAATGACTGCCGATGAATTGAACTATTCGTTGTGCTTGTTCGTGAAGGAGGTGCGAAAGCCGAACGGCACGGAGTATGCTCCAGATACTATATACTACTTGGTGTTAG GTATTCAACAATATCTGTATGAGAATGGGCGAATAGACAACATTTTTACAGATCCATACTACGAACGGTTTACGGACTGTCTAGATGAAGTGGCTCGCAAATTTTCTGTGCTCTATAACGATTCGC AGTACATTGTTACTCGCGTCGAAGAAGAACATTTGTGGGAGTGCAAACAACTTGGTGCACATTCACCACATGTTCTGCTCAGTACGTTAATGTTCTTTAATACGAAACATTTCAATTTAACG acGGTAGAAGAGCATATGCAGCTATCATTCTCGCATATAATGAAACACTGGAAACGATCGGCACAAAATGCTAAAATGCCCGGTACAAGAAATGTGCTACTCCGTTTTTATCCGCCACAAGCTGGGCTTG ATGCTAATCCACGTAAGAAAAAGGTTTACGAACAGCAAGAGAACGAAGAGAATCCTTTGCGCTGTCCTGTCCGCCTTTACGAGTTTTATCTCTCTAAATG TccggaaagtgtgaaaacacGAAATGATGTTTTTTATCTACAACCCGAACGTTCTTGTGTACCCGATTCACCTGTGTGGTACTCTACGCAAGCGCTTAGCCAAGAATCTTTACAAAAGATGTTGCATCGTGTCAAAATGGTTAAGGAGATCAACATTGCACTGCTGACGAGTTAA